From the genome of Henckelia pumila isolate YLH828 unplaced genomic scaffold, ASM3356847v2 CTG_601:::fragment_2:::debris, whole genome shotgun sequence, one region includes:
- the LOC140873487 gene encoding uncharacterized protein, protein MIHALAKRSSAALCCCRSGIVSSASYQLQQSRGIRVKVLNNNLDQALQVLQRKMQSSGIERLIKNEQVRHIKNSEKRVLAKKNLERKIRGQDLARKLKEILVQKVRGL, encoded by the exons ATGATTCACGCATTGGCGAAGCGATCGTCGGCGGCTCTCTGCTGCTGCCGGAGCGGCATTGTAAGTTCAGCGAGCTACCAGCTGCAACAATCGAGGGGTATCCGAGTTAAGGTGCTCAATAACAATTTGGATCAAGCCTTACAGGTGCTGCAGCGGAAGATGCAGTCTAGTGGGATCGAACGGCTGATAAAGAACGAGCAAGTACGCCACATCAAGAATTCCGAGAAGCGTGTTCTGGCTAAGAAGAATTTGGAGCGCAAGATTCGTGGACAGGACCTCGCTCGCAAGCTCAAAGAGATTCTCGTTCAAAAAGTCAG GGGTCTATGA
- the LOC140873462 gene encoding protein PECTIC ARABINOGALACTAN SYNTHESIS-RELATED codes for MAELRHSSSIGSRATPSPTASAVASSPLSSDFRPSLADDDDHDGRDRHHRDRSLRSWFQSFFPSDDLYRPHAYSSKISIFILVSVALAAIIAISSLVKGLNAPYLCRKDGITLHCPHVKEASSLWENPLSATTSWKPCAERREGINSDLPAENESNGYIFIHAEGGLNQQRIAICNAVAVAKIMNATLILPVLKQDQIWKDQTKFEDIFDVDHFIDYLKDDVRIVRDIPEWFTDKAELFTSIRRTVKNIPKYAPAQFYIDNVLPRVKEKKIMALKPFVDRLGYDNVPPEINRLRCRVNYHALKFLPEIEQMADSLVSRMRNRTGSSNPFMALHLRFEKGMVGLSFCDFVGTRMEKALMALYRLKEWPRRFKDGSHLWALALQKRKEGRCPLEPGEVAVMLRAMGYPKETQIYVASGQVYGGQNRMAPLRNMFPNLVTKEELATKLELDEFRKHVTSLAALDFLVCLKSDVFVMTHGGNFAKLIIGHRRYMGHRLKSIKPDKGLMSKSLGDPYMGWATFVEDVIVTHQTRTGLPEETFPNYDIWENPLTPCMCRT; via the exons ATGGCGGAGCTTCGTCACTCTAGCTCCATCGGCAGCCGCGCTACACCTTCCCCCACCGCGTCCGCCGTGGCTTCCTCTCCATTGTCATCTGACTTCCGCCCCTCCCTCGCCGACGATGATGACCACGATGGTCGGGATCGCCATCACCGGGATCGGTCTCTCCGTTCTTGGTTTCAATCTTTTTTTCCGTCCGATGATTTATACAGGCCCCACGCATATAGTTCCAAGATCTCGATTTTCATACTCGTTTCCGTTGCTCTCGCTGCCATCATTGCGATTTCCTCTCTTGTCAAAGGATTG AATGCACCTTACTTATGCAGGAAAGATGGCATAACACTTCACTGTCCTCAT GTTAAAGAGGCTTCATCGCTGTGGGAGAATCCTTTATCAGCCACTACATCATGGAAGCCTTGTGCTGAACGACGTGAAGGCATAAATTCAG ATCTACCAGCTGAGAATGAATCAAATGGCTATATATTTATACATGCCGAAGGTGGTCTCAACCAACAAAGAATTGCT ATATGCAATGCAGTAGCTGTGGCAAAGATTATGAATGCTACTCTTATTTTGCCTGTACTGAAGCAAGATCAGATATGGAAGGACCAAAC GAAATTTGAAGACATCTTCGATGTAGATCATTTTATTGACTATTTGAAAGATGATGTGCGAATCGTTAGAGATATTCCAGAATGGTTTACAGACAAAGCAGAGCTGTTCACAAGTATAAG acggacagtcaagAACATTCCAAAGTACGCTCCTGCACAGTTCTACATTGACAATGTTTTACCTCGGgtgaaagaaaagaagataATGGCGTTGAAACCTTTTGTTGATCGATTGGG GTATGATAATGTTCCTCCAGAGATCAACAGGCTAAGGTGTAGAGTGAATTATCATGCTTTGAAATTTCTTCCAGAGATTGAACAGATGGCTGATTCACTTGTATCAAGAATGAGGAACCGAACTGGAAGTTCAAATCCTTTCAT GGCTTTACATCTACGGTTTGAGAAAGGTATGGTTGGCCTTTCATTCTGTGATTTCGTGGGAACAAGAATGGAGAAAGCTCTAATGGCTTTATACAGACTGAAGGAATGGCCTCGGCGCTTCAAG GATGGCTCGCATCTCTGGGCTCTGGCTCTCCAGAAGCGGAAGGAAGGCCGCTGCCCTCTCGAACCTGGCGAGGTAGCTGTGATGCTTCGTGCAATGGGCTATCCAAAAGAAACTCAGATATATGTTGCTTCTGGGCAAGTTTATGGTGGGCAGAACCGCATGGCACCATTAAGGAACATGTTCCCCAATCTT GTCACAAAAGAGGAATTGGCAACCAAATTGGAGTTAGACGAGTTTAGAAAACACGTGACAAGCTTGGCTGCTCTAGACTTCCTGGTCTGCTTGAAGTCTGACGTCTTTGTGATGACCCATGGAGGAAACTTTGCTAAACTGATAATTGGACACCGGCGGTACATGGGCCACCGCTTAAAATCAATAAAACCTGACAAGGGTCTTATGTCCAAATCTTTAGGTGACCCCTACATGGGCTGGGCCACATTCGTGGAAGACGTGATCGTCACCCACCAGACTCGTACGGGTCTACCCGAAGAAACTTTCCCTAACTATGACATTTGGGAGAACCCTCTAACACCTTGCATGTGTAGAACTTGA
- the LOC140873460 gene encoding LOW QUALITY PROTEIN: coilin (The sequence of the model RefSeq protein was modified relative to this genomic sequence to represent the inferred CDS: deleted 2 bases in 1 codon): MEETKRIRLVFKDDDILSEPQKFEGLNRSWVLLKPSQHATVSDVASHLLHAFQLHQSCPHGLLLSMSGFVLPSFESTCLLNENEIIRVRKRREILCIEENDTAKAVGELRAVEKQSVSNGILLLASEEFEKEKGGYESDDPEVESDEEDENVLEDMEGPSGGNADPRNRKRKASEKLQGSKRKKQRAKASQIVADNVHIEKIENSHQGGVLTIQKRRSPKEKKTDSDAKDDMESNEESPAPLDKSDLPMAGMKRNDEVQKNDEAIEGTKIASKETKKVPSRSARRKYAKRRWMREMANIQKKNAVCESEGLRNWKEDQAKAEREKVDGQSKGLQKWKKHRELSERNMVDGLPKGLLHWKQSPQNSPRSGKKWQRNQTSWRHEHPNQNKDSDVHVHVTRINGDVHEQPTENNDDARERPTHNDEDSHELPSQNGDTTKQSIEESDEEHEVVPIVIRPGHIRFEPFEKADQDVQPNHVTLETIQWNGITSKKKGQKWGLANSPFTSRNGYKNPDNDNSKTCANEKREQPVGEIDFEKLPTLPGMPKEGDLLAYRILELSSTWTPEISAYRVGKVSFYNTESNQAILTPASDYPIVSKKADDDGAEPLDNSLYKEDGSLEIDFSSLVDVRIIKDGSSGPVNVDASLVREGPLDNKNASKPGSFSPINTQTEISITETGELNQSEETVPPSAETEDLNVWDQISEVLDAKKEELSKESSWGKSNKKLQLVERTLVKNAKKMQPSQGNRGSKNASRVQPLVENSRGKQSPAGKSWSYKAERKCARSNNGYPKISKGNMRMSTVFNLRIGWWASTFVVHL; encoded by the exons ATGGAGGAAACCAAGAGAATCCGACTGGTTTTCAAAGATGATGACATATTGAGCGAACCCCAGAAGTTTGAGGGCTTGAATCGGAGCTGGGTACTGTTGAAACCAAGCCAACACGCCACCGTTTCCGATGTTGCCTCGCATCTGCTTCACGCTTTCCAGCTCCACCAATCTTGCCCTCATGGCCTGCTCCTCTcg ATGTCTGGCTTTGTGTTGCCATCATTTGAATCAACTTGCCTTTTGAATGAAAATGAAATTATCAG AGTCAGGAAGAGGAGAGAAATTTTATGTATAGAGGAAAATGATACTGCTAAGGCAGTTGGGGAACTGAGAGCCGTGGAGAAGCAATCTGTATCAAACGGTATCTTGCTTTTGGCAAGTGAGGAATTTGAGAAAGAAAAAGGAGGTTATGAGAGTGATGACCCTGAAGTTGAATCTGATGAGGAAGATGAAAATGTGTTGGAAGATATGGAAGGTCCTTCTGGTGGAAATGCTGATCCAAGAAATCGAAAAAGAAAAGCATCTGAGAAACTCCAAGGCTCTAA GAGGAAGAAACAGCGCGCTAAGGCCTCTCAGATTGTTGCTGACAATGTCCACATAGAAAAAATTGAAAACTCTCATCAGGGAGGAGTCCTTACAATACAGAAAAGGCGTTCTCCAAAGGAGAAAAAAACTGATTCTGATGCCAAAGATGACATGGAAAGCAATGAAGAAAGTCCTGCCCCACTTGACAAGAGTGATTTGCCTATGGCTGGCATGAAGCG AAATGACGAAGTTCAAAAGAATGACGAGGCAATTGAGGGTACCAAAATTGCCTCAAAGGAAACCAAAAAG GTTCCAAGTAGAAGTGCCAGGCGGAAATATGCGAAAAGGCGATGGATGCGGGAAATGGCAAATATACAGAAGAAAAATGCAGTCTGCGAATCAGAGGGTCTT CGAAATTGGAAAGAGGACCAAGCTAAAGCTGAAAGGGAAAAGGTGGATGGCCAATCAAAAGGACTC CAAAAGTGGAAAAAACACCGGGAGCTTTCTGAAAGAAATATGGTGGATGGCCTACCAAAGGGACTG CTACATTGGAAGCAATCCCCTCAAAATAGTCCCCGTAGTGGCAAAAAATGGCAACGGAATCAAACTAGTTGGCGTCATGaacatccaaatcaaaataaAGATAGTGATGTACATGTGCACGTCACCCGGATCAATGGTGATGTACACGAGCAGCCGACTGAAAATAATGATGATGCACGTGAACGGCCAACACATAACGATGAGGATTCCCATGAACTGCCAAGTCAAAATGGAGACACAACCAAGCAGTCAATTGAGGAAAGTGACGAGGAGCATGAAGTCGTTCCCATTGTAATAAGGCCAGGACATATCCGCTTTGAACCTTTTGAAAAAG CAGACCAAGATGTCCAGCCAAATCACGTAACTTTG GAAACCATCCAGTGGAATGGGATTACAAGCAAAAAGAAGGGCCAAAAATGGGGATTGGCCAATTCTCCATTTACTTCACGGAATGGCTATAAAAATCCGGACAATGACAATTCCAAGACATGTGCAAATGAAAAAAGGGAACAGCCGGTAGGAGAAATCGACTTTGAGAAGCTTCCTACTCTTCCTGGCATGCCTAAG GAAGGTGATCTCCTTGCATATCGTATTCTGGAGTTATCATCAACCTGGACCCCAGAGATTTCAGCATATCGA GTTGGAAAAGTATCTTTTTACAATACTGAATCCAATCAGGCGATATTGACACCAGCGTCAGATTATCCAATTGTTTCCAAGAAGGCGGATGATGATGGAGCTGAACCACTAGATAATTCTCTTTATAAAGAAGATGGTTCATTGGAG ATTGATTTTTCATCGCTTGTTGATGTCCGTATTATCAAGGATGGAAGTTCAGGTCCAGTAAATGTAGATGCTAGTTTGGTGAGGGAGGGTCCTCTGGACAACAAAAATGCTTCAAAACCAGGGTCATTCAGCCCCATCAATACGCAAACAGAGATATCCATCACAG AGACTGGAGAACTAAACCAGAGTGAAGAAACGGTGCCCCCTTCTGCAG AAACTGAGGATTTGAACGTTTGGGACCAAATCAGTGAGGTCCTAGATGCCAAAAAGGAAGAACTATCAAAAGAAAGTAGTTGGGGCAAAAGTAACAAGAAGCTTCAACTagttgagagaactcttgtaaaGAATGCTAAAAAGATGCAACCATCACAAGGAAATAGAGGGAGCAAGAATGCCTCGAGGGTACAACCGTTGGTGGAAAATAGTCGTGGGAAACAGAGTCCAGCTGGTAAATCATGGTCCTATAAAGCT GAGAGGAAGTGCGCTCGGTCCAACAATGGATATCCTAAGATCTCGAAAGGAAATATGAGGATGAGTActgtttttaatttaagaatcggCTGGTGGGCGTCGACTTTTGTGGTCCATCTGTGA